One genomic segment of Belonocnema kinseyi isolate 2016_QV_RU_SX_M_011 chromosome 2, B_treatae_v1, whole genome shotgun sequence includes these proteins:
- the LOC117167199 gene encoding uncharacterized protein LOC117167199, which yields MVVIMSEYQQKELIKFATHKVCIDSTHGTMQYDFQLTTIMSVDEYGKGVHIAECISDRVDSVVMAEFFEAAAQKVGKIATKNLMTDDASVYVNAWSQVMGQPDNHLICAWHVERNWTHNMYI from the coding sequence ATGGTAGTTATAATGTCAGAGTATCAACAAAAAGAACTTATCAAATTCGCGACGCATAAGGTGTGTATTGATAGTACGCATGGTACCATGCAGTACGATTTCCAATTAACAACAATCATGAGCGTCGATGAATATGGTAAAGGAGTACATATAGCTGAGTGCATCAGCGACAGAGTTGATTCAGTGGTAATGGCAGAATTTTTTGAGGCTGCAGCACAAAAGGTTGGCAAGATAGCTACCAAAAATCTAATGACTGATGATGCTTCAGTATATGTCAACGCTTGGTCACAAGTGATGGGTCAACCTGATAATCATCTGATTTGCGCTTGGCACGTGGAACGAAACTGGACACATAATATGTATATATGA